The Labrus bergylta chromosome 23, fLabBer1.1, whole genome shotgun sequence genome includes the window CTGGTAGTTTAGATTATACAGTAAAGTGAATAACTTTCGGTAGGGCATCTTCACTTTGGCTCCCAAAAACATGGCGATGAATCGACTGGACTTGGCGACTTTGGCTGCAAGAGAATCTGAATAACAACACAAGCAGTGGTTGGTGTTTCTAATGTGTGATACCTGTTTATATCAATCCTTACAGCTGGAATCTCCAAGCCACCAGGTGACCATTGAGCAGTCTCAGCCTGACCGCAGCAAGAAGCCCTTTCATCCTGTCAGGTATATAACAGAGGAAGCAGCCCTACATACTACCAATAAATGTATATGCAGAAGGTGAACCAACATCAGCTGTTATCCACTCACTGTGTGGAGGAAAAGCATTGGATTGGGTTATACAACTTGTGGGACCAGTTAAGGAAACCCTACTGGATTTTAGCCAATTTTGTATTTTGGCTTCCATGGACGCCCAAACTGAAAGTCCCATGAAGAGCTCCATACAAGATCCTGATGGGAATGTAGTCCACTTGGTTCCAATCAAGTACATATTCATGTCAAAGAAGATAGGCTAATCTATTTCCAAAGGATATTTGCTTTTGAGCCCCAACTCTAAGCTGCTTGAACACATATGCCCAGTTGAAGCGTACCAAACCCAAATCAAGTCTTGTAGGCTCTCAAGCTAGATTGCATACCAACTGGGTTTGGGGACTTCACACATAAAGTAAAGTATTTATTGTGTAATACCATCATCATAGTCAATGGCTTGGAATTTGATATTCGCTTGCACATCTTGTTGTCTGTGTTCtacaaaataattaaacaaaacGTATTATGTAAAACAAAATCTGATCCTTCAGGGTCAGTCTACCCGGGGGCAAAATCACCAAAGTAACACTTGGCAGACTGCACTTCAGCGAGACGACGGCCAACAACATGAGGAAGAAAGGCAAACCCAACCCTGACCAGAGGTGAGTGATCGGGGTTAGGGATGAGTAAAGTATCACTCGGAGCCTCATGCTAATCGTCTGTCTTTCAAAAGATATTTTCAGATGGTGGTTGGTCTGTATGCGGCGGTGGGTGGAGACGACACGTTCCTCCTCACAGCTCTGGTGTCAGAGAGAATCATCGTCAGGGTAAGAAGTCAGACTTAGAGCTGATGAACTGTCAGCCGTTAATGAATCAGGAAACAAGTCTGAACGATGAGCAGAGAAACTTAACCCCTTTTTACATTGACATACAACAGCATATCCCATCCACAGGCTTCTAACCCCGGTCAGTTTGAGATGGACGGGGACTCCTTGTGGCAGCGCGGGACGGTGCAGGACGCTGTGGTCTGTCAAGGTCGAGTCGGCATCAACACCGACTCCCCCGATGAGGCGTTAGTTGTCTGCGGCAATGCCAAGGTGATGGGCTCCATCATACAGCCGTCTGACCGCCGCGCCAAGCAAAACATACAAGAGGTAAGACCATCAGATAAATCTAAATCTAGACAAATAAAAGACCACATCTTGATGTTTATATGTATACATTGTCTATGAAGAAGCACATGGAATAAAATGGTTGATTCCATAAAATGTGcccgtctgtgtgtttgtcaggttGATTCTGAGCAGCAGCTGAAGAGAATCACTAAGATGAGAATAGTCGAGTTTGACTATAAACCAGAGTTTGCCTCCACCATGGGAATAGACCACACCCACCAGACAGGTACGGAGCCACATTATACATGTACAAACTCCAGTTGTATTTATCTACCAGGTGAGTGTGATTCTATGAATACAgtaattattttaatgatttaatacTAACATGATATTTCAGGTATAATAGCCCAGGAGGTGAAGGAGCTGCTGCCGTCAGCGGTGAAGGAGGTCGGAGACCTCAGCTGTTCTGACGGAGAAAGAATTAACAACTTCCTCATGGTGGACAAGGTAATATTAAACCTTACTGTCTATATATCTATTATGTTATTGCAATGTTTATGACATTCATGTTGATTGGATAAGTATGGAACAAGTCCACTGTTGCCACACACCACAGCATTGTTAGcgtaaaataaatatcaatgcTCATCCGTAGATCGGCGTTTAGAATacattaaacttttttttttggcacaaataaaaacagagttaTTTTTTGTACATCAATGATTTTTACCAAAGGAATTTATTGGACTGCATACCACTTGGGATTCCATGTTAGTGCAAGGCCAAACCAAAAATCCATTTCAATAAATTGATCAATAGGTTagtgttttaaatgtctgatgTTGTCTGAAAACGTTCAACAGTACAAAACCAGAAGATTTTTAGAGTACAATGGAAGGagagaagcaaaaaaacaactcttcatGTTTGAAAAGCTGAAAGAAATGTGTCAATGATGGCTTCATAAGTGTTAAACAGATTATTTAAGTTCTTTTATGGGATTGTATTCCATCCCGCTGAAAATTACACAGGAAGATTACAAGATATTgactaaaactaaaaagttaATTTCTCAGCATTGACCAGCCtcttcccctcccccctccaggaGCAGATCTTCATGGAGAACGTCGGGGCGGTGCAGCAGCTGTCCAAGCTCACGGACAACCTGGAGACTCGAATCAACGAGTTAGAGGGCTGGAACCGCCGACTGGCAAAGCTGAAGAGCCTGACCGGCAGCCTGCGCTCCACCGGGTACATTTCACCTTTCAGCTATTTATCTACTCATCACCTAAAAGTCCTCAGTTTGACTGCAAGGAACAGTTTGCTTTACTTCCAGAGTCCAAATGTTCAAATTGTCCCAATATTTATTTAGCCAGAGTCCGACTGAAACAAGCTGTTTTAAGCTGTTTATAATTCAATTCAACGAAGAAAATCGCCACACAAACGTATCTGTGGGTGAAGTTAAGGTAACTGTGTAAAGTAAACAGCGCCTGCAAAAACTGCAACTGTGCATGTTGCATAatatctgtatcactgtgttatCAGTGCATCAATGCAAATTAAAGTTCAAGGACAACAGTGTCTGAAGGCTGCAGTGCGACTGTGGGAACGTTGTTATTATAAGTTTCCTGTTGGAGTCATAACTTAGACAGACTAAAGACGGCCATGTTAGCGTatccttttaaatgtgtttcgaCCAACAGGAAACCCAGTAAACAAAGCATTGTGTCGACGCCTCAGACTCCTGAATCATGTAAAACGGGGAAAGGTCAAAAGAAGGGCTGGTGTCACAAATACAACCACTGTCTGCAGACCAAAGTCTTCCAGAACAGCGTCTTCGCCCTTCTCGCCACCATGGCTTTCTGGTGAGACATGATATCCACTCCTGCTCCTGatcaacagaaataaaacatcacaaTGAGTTAAAGAACATATAAACTAAAAACAAtgatggtgtttgtgtttgtgtgcagcatCATCTCTATCACTGCTCTGTATCTGCTAAATTTAGAGGAAGACTTCGACGTCCAGACTGGAACcaggtaagaaaaacaaactttgttattGTCATAGGAACACGATTTACATCCAACGACCACTTAGTCACCCTTAGCAAAGtgggagcgtgcctatgttcccacatttcctttttcataaatttgtatcagattttatccccctttctcccaatttggtagccaatcacacccaacctattatccagtagcaatggtctacagatggaatgtagcttttagctaaatctggtgcgcccatctctttgtttattgcaaacatttaatgtaagtgcacattgtccttttaaataaacaaactaaactaagtagCACAGAGGCCTCACAATGACTAGCTTCAGGTCAGATCAGTCGAATGAAGCGCAGGGCTTCAATTGAAGGGAAATGCAGGAACACAAGacctcattttgaaaatgtcctagaaatgagggaacatagggctaaCCCTACTTTAGTATTCCCAAGTACATCCCGCCCCATGTACCACTTAAcatcacccctccccctctcGTGCCTCTGATAGTTTCTTACCAAAAACCCTGGGAGTTTCTCAACAACTACACATTAACCATCGCTCCATTCAGAATATAAACTTTTGCTGTATTTATCTCAGGTTTGCCAAAAAATGTTGTtgatctgattgttttttttggtctttttttagtAACAGCACCATCGTTACACCACAGACCACGACCTGGAGCAGCACAGGTAACTTACAACCTCAAACACCCTCTGAACCAGACCCTCTAAACCAGACCCTCTAAACCAGACCCTCTGAACCAGACCCTCTGAACCAGACCCATTGAACCAGACCCTCTGAACCAGACCCTCTGAACCAGACCCTCTAAACCAGACCTCTAAACCAGACCCTCTAAACCAGACCCTCTGAACCAGACCCTCTGAACCAGACCCTCTAAACCAGACCCTCTAAACCAGACCCTCTGAACCAGACCCTCTGAACCAGACCCATTGAACCAGACCCTCTAAACCAGACCCTCTAAACCAGACCCTCTAAACCAGACCCTCTGAACCAGACCCATTGAACCAGACCCTCTAAACCAGACCTCTAAACCAGACCCTCTAAACCAGACCCTCTGAACCAGACCCTCTAAACCAGACCCTCTAAACCAGACCCTCTGAACCAGACCCTCTGAACCAGACCCATTGAACCAGACCCTCTGAACCAGACCCTCTGAACCAGACCCTCTAAACCAGACCTCTAAACCAGACCCTCTAAACCAGACCCTCTGAACCAGACCCTCTGAACCAGACCCTCTAAACCAGACCCTCTAAACCAGACCCTCTGAACCAGACCCTCTGAACCAGACCCATTGAACCAGACCCTCTGAACCAGACCCTCTGAACCAGACCCTCTAAACCAGACCTCTAAACCAGACCCTCTAAACCAGACCCTCTGAACCAGACCCATTGAACCAGACCCTCTAAACCAGACCCTCTAAACCAGACCCTCTGAACCAGACCCTCTGAACCAGACCCTCTGAACCAGACCCATTGAACCAGACCCATTGAACCAGACCCTCTGAACCAGACCCTCTGAACCAGACCCTCTAAACCAGACCCTCTGAACCAGACCCATTGAACCAGACCCTCTAAACCAGACCCTCTAAACCAGACCCTCTGAACCAGACCCTCTGAACCAGACCCTCTAAACCAGACCCTCTAAACCAGACCCTCTGAACCAGACCCTCTGAACCAGACCCTCTAAACCAGACCCTCTAAACCAGAACCTCTAAACCAGACCCTCTGAACCAGACCCTCTGAACCAAATGCTCTGAACCAAACCCTCTGAACTAATCAGCCAACCCCTGGTTTCTCATATTTTCTCTCATATTTgagtatttcttatttttttgttttgtttggcaatttcttctttcttctgcCAGTACCCCCGACCACGCCCCCCGGCCCCTGGCCCCCACATGTGGACTTCTGTGACTTACTGTACTGTGATCGTGTTTACTGCTGCActccaccagcagagggcagcactGACTTTAACACAACCTCCACTGAGTCAGCTGTGGCAGACAAGAACAATATAATAGGTAACAAGTCTTTATTATGATAAATCATTACCTTGAAGTGATTGGATGTGAAGTCCTGTAAGTGATGctgggttgtgtttttttgctttacagAAATAAGAAGGGAAAAACTTTATAAGAAGCTGAAAAGTGCCAGAGACTGTAAGTGCttcacattttatatttctacacaTAAACAGCCAAAGAAACCTGTCACACATGGAAATGTATTTACAGCTTCTGAAGGCTCAATCAGCCAAAGCTTCCTATAGGTGTTACTTTTTCAATCCAGTTCAAAGATCTGATAATCGATTACCTGAAACACCAGATAAGATTTGCTGGACATAAAACTTGATTTCAACATTTAATTCCCCTTTAGAGATAAACATCAGAGAATACTTTTACAATATTTTACAATTCTGGAGTGTTGGTTTGAAAATGAGCAGagacaaatcattttaaattagaTTCAGGAcattattgtgtttgtgtttcagggacAAACACCACGATCCAGTCCTTCATGATCAAAGAGAACCAGCAGGGGATCGACAGTAAATATTGCCTGAGAGATGAGTGTGGGTaagtgaagaaatgaaaaaaggaaataatctaaATCATCAGAAGTTGAACTGTTCATTTAGTGGTTATGGCACAGAGTAGCTCCTTTTACAGCACCTAACTGAAcgttgttggtgttttttttcagactggGTAGATACGTCTTCCAAGTTCCAATCAGCCAGTTTGTTCCCGTCAACATGAGAGTCACGCTGCTCATGAAGTGAGTCATAAACACATCAGAACAccttttaaaggagcagtatgtaactctgccccctagtatttaaaatgggtactgcagtctaaattctaaacattagagagctgtccccccccccccctcctctctagagtggatgctcactcaggtcaccatgtggtggactctgaagcttcagtgtttatccagctctgcatgggtctgtaaacctttctgtgttctaacctctctccatttttcaaaagcatctccaatattgatcctagtttgagcacgtttctgctcgtggagcttattagaaacatgcagaggctttttaggtcgggtacaatcacttctatctgaaccacttctcttgaccgcttccatcactgcaacacctgttgacctgataactgctctcatatctgacaaaccgaggggcgtccaaaacggccgtgtggggagtcgccttaaaagcgcctaccttctctggtccaaacaaatccagagcattcaggagcagaatctaaagttaggaggaggacatactggctgctgcattgttgtcagagaagccagcacttcaacatagcatgtttccttaatgatcagagagtaagatacctttatcatctcactctctacacatctcactgattggaccgtTTAATTAACAATTATTAAATGCTGTGAATGAGGTTAACAATTTATTTAGAGTATTGACATCCACTGAGTTCCATGTTGTTAGGCAGCTTGTTGCTCAAAAAATCttaaaacagcatttaaaaaaaatatttactggAATTGGAGCACATACATGATCGTGTCTGTTTGGAAGTTCACATTGAATTTGTGTGTAATGACATCGTTCAAACATCTTGccttgtatttatattttaaccCAGGATATgacagtgaataaagtctgatgtgttttatatttctgcgTAGTTCTACAGAGCTGCTGGTGGTTCACCTGTGCAGGTTTGATGAGTCGGCAGCCTGCTCGGCTTTAATGGATATGAACACAGTCACAGGGAGCAGATACCCATCCAACACACAAGTAAGTgttagagctgtgtgtgtgtgtgtgtgtgtgtgtgtgtgtgtgtgtgtgtgtgtgtgtgtgtgtgtgtgtgtgtgtgtgtgtgtgtgtgtgtgtgtgtgagtcttggTGCATGTTGGTTTTAGGGTCACTGAGGTTCCAGTCCAGCGACTCAGTTATCACGACAGTTAATAATGCACGATGTTGGGAAAACATGGATAAATAATGGATGCCAGGCAGGGTTTTCCCGTGACAACAACATGCTAATCACAGCCTCACTAATCCAGCACgttaaaactttaattaaaatgatacTTCAAAGATCACATATTCTTTAAATCCTCTTCCctatgttcctctaactctaacatgtttctctagtctgtctacaaaccccccaatgatgagaaaagtccattctctccatcttttgcctgctccacttttcagaaaatgtgtgctcaaacaggccgtttggagatttttccttcatgacatcacaaaaggcagtagcccctcccccaggtgggtgaaactcccacagctaggtgtttgttctgccctctgagtctgccttctcaccgtaaacaataggacatggagcgagtgtcgtggaagggagaagtgtccaaagcgcacagtttatccacaggggtacctcaagggtcagtgcttggtccccttctcttctccatatacacaagctcacttggttcaataatccgctctcatggcttcttataccactgctatgctggcgatacccagctcttcctgtcattcccaccagacgatgttacagtctctgcaagaatctcatcatgccttgctgagatctctaaatggatgaatgaatggcaccttcaactcaatctttcaaagactgagctccttgtcatcccagccagtccctctatgcaaccacagatcaatatccagcttagaacaaccaaactcatgcccacaatgTCTGCCCgaaacctgggtgtcatgattgatgaccagctaacttttaagtttcaagtagcctcgattgcctggtcatgtcgatttgccctgaacaacatcaggaagatcagaccttacctgtcagaacatgctacacagctcctggtacaggctcttgtgatatcgcgcatcgattattgcaactctctactggcaggtcttcctacatgcactatcaaacccctgcaaatgatacaaaatgcagcagcacgactggtcttcaaccttcctaaaagagcacatgtcactctgctgttcatctccttacgctggctcccagttactgctcacatcaaatttaaaactctgctgctcgcttacaaaacagcgacaaaaacgactcctccttactttaactctctgatccaggtctacactccctccctagactcttctcctctgtcgcccccaggtggtggaatgaacttccaaactccatgtgatctgcagagtccctctgcacctttaagaaaaagctaaagagccagctctttcatgaataccttctaacttaatgatgatggtctccatattattgatgatgatgatggtaatgacgatggtttttgtttgataacgacgacttataagatggtttctatactgattagagctctcaagaactgccctcaatgttgtgctttgcctctggtcacttcctgtcagcacctgtgtgtccaatcagactcaaagctgatcatttgctcttactcacattgttcccttttttctagatccttgcttgtgttgttcttactctctgatgtacgtcgctttggataaaagcgtctgctaagtgaattgtagaactgtAGGAGCGAGAAAAaacgagtacacccaagcccttccagagagggggcgtggtcagacacagctcatttacatatttaaaggtacagacacagaaacagtctgttctgagcagggctgaaatagaggggtttatagacatgatcaaatacaggatcagagtggatttagaacaagaaacttcacagacatgttgaagaggagctctgagacttatttacactgaagaagaggaggatatgtgacctttaaaatatgGATTTCAGATCCAACTGGTTTTAATCCAAAGAGGTAAAAAATCAGAAGAGAATGTTTTCCTGAGatgatttgatgtgtttttgtctttccgTCTCTGCAGGGAGAACATGAATGGCCTCTTCACGTCGCTCGACTTCAGCACAGCTCGTATCACTTTCGCTCCGCAGTTGCTGTAAGAAATCAAATCTTCTCCTCAAATCTCTGAACTGATTTCAAATCCTGACAGCAGGATGGCTTTGAGTTTGTGATCTACATTTAGAATCTACTTTTAATCTAATCTAATGTTCACTTTAACTTTCCTGGATAAATctaaagacacatttatttttgttgtaagtttcttataataatacattttgtgaaTTTCTTTGTCTCAGGGTCAGGCAGACTGTGGGACTGACCGTAACTTTGCAGGAGCGCTCTTCACTGATTACCACTTCCACTTCTACAGACACTGCACAGACTTCTGACCTCAAAGATGACCATCACATCATTCctgctttaaaacatttttattataatata containing:
- the LOC110004381 gene encoding myelin regulatory factor-like protein, which codes for MEPAAGRLPPQVVGENEALQQFFNGQEMSGVLDSSVAVDTSILEQYLSNDLDPNSFMLPDSPPDSSSEACSPVQMPDFHHNPPYWYNQQTRQEMFQPTPRCVPSSSCRFKDHGSDHAQHEPLTHNQLRSLGLTNTCIKSGTSPAPLHQHTHPSPEHTHYPNPENYSQVYTPPTPPSPPIPHLNSYSTPCTDPGQVPNLFMPPSTCSVLLGSNSTLHHSSPESKKRRRSESDEPRAGTESSCNDSDGTCIVGGGLSLGSNQLLTWDQYRPDQWSTLYNGSYQTVSPPAYHVDTDKGFVYSAADETFVCQKKNHFQVTVHIGVAAEPQYVRTPNGPQQVNHFLIKVFGIKLESPSHQVTIEQSQPDRSKKPFHPVRVSLPGGKITKVTLGRLHFSETTANNMRKKGKPNPDQRYFQMVVGLYAAVGGDDTFLLTALVSERIIVRASNPGQFEMDGDSLWQRGTVQDAVVCQGRVGINTDSPDEALVVCGNAKVMGSIIQPSDRRAKQNIQEVDSEQQLKRITKMRIVEFDYKPEFASTMGIDHTHQTGIIAQEVKELLPSAVKEVGDLSCSDGERINNFLMVDKEQIFMENVGAVQQLSKLTDNLETRINELEGWNRRLAKLKSLTGSLRSTGKPSKQSIVSTPQTPESCKTGKGQKKGWCHKYNHCLQTKVFQNSVFALLATMAFCIISITALYLLNLEEDFDVQTGTSNSTIVTPQTTTWSSTVPPTTPPGPWPPHVDFCDLLYCDRVYCCTPPAEGSTDFNTTSTESAVADKNNIIEIRREKLYKKLKSARDWTNTTIQSFMIKENQQGIDSKYCLRDECGLGRYVFQVPISQFVPVNMRVTLLMNSTELLVVHLCRFDESAACSALMDMNTVTGSRYPSNTQGEHEWPLHVARLQHSSYHFRSAVAGQADCGTDRNFAGALFTDYHFHFYRHCTDF